One segment of Niabella beijingensis DNA contains the following:
- a CDS encoding alpha-galactosidase has translation MNFTKKALGFITAFIFSVPVFSQSLTIPVETQHVAVVLQTDKNNHLKIIHTGKKLQTPEEYAAAGGMYHLTGDGGSSNNSAFTVAGIDNNFSEPAITVVHADGNHSLDLRYENKTVTNEDGALLTKITLKDAVYPFYVDLFFKAWKEEDVIEQWSVIRHTEKGTVTLNKYASANLYFYNKDYYLTSYNGSWAKEMQPEHTQLKQGMHTIQSRLGTRENLIGSPNFMLALDAPATETSGTVLLGQIAWNGNYSIQFETDINKKMHLVAGINPYQSAYDLKPGISFETPRFTYTLSFTGTGTGSRNLQAWLRNHQLLDGKGQRLTLLNNWEATYFDFDQEKLVGLFKGAKDLGVDLFLLDDGWFGNKYPRNGDNAGLGDWQENKKKLPDGIPYLVNEAGKQGIKFGIWIEPEMVNPKSELYEKHLDWVLREPQRPEIYYRNQLVLDLTNPQVQDFVFGVVDGLFKKNPELAFIKWDCNAPVFNGHSRYLEKNKIPQSHLYVEYTRGLEKVLQRIRDKYPTVPMMLCSGGGGRSDYSSLKYFTEFWLSDDTDPLERVFIQWNYSYYYPAIAMCNHVTDWGKQPLKYRVDVASMGKLGFDIRANELKPEDRAFCQQAVKNYNNFKDIVWHGEMYRLADPYEKDLASIMFVSSDRNKAVMFNYLTNNRYISEAAVDPILLRGLDPAKKYRIRELNLYDKQKTTLDESKTYSGDFLMTIGFNPNVTSSRTSVVLSIEAL, from the coding sequence ATGAACTTCACAAAAAAAGCTCTCGGATTTATAACCGCTTTTATCTTTTCTGTACCGGTATTCTCGCAATCCCTTACCATTCCTGTTGAAACACAGCATGTGGCCGTGGTATTGCAAACCGATAAGAACAACCATTTAAAGATCATCCATACCGGAAAAAAATTACAGACCCCGGAAGAATATGCAGCTGCCGGCGGGATGTACCATCTTACGGGCGATGGCGGCAGTTCCAACAACAGCGCTTTTACAGTAGCAGGTATCGATAATAATTTCTCCGAACCAGCTATTACCGTGGTACATGCAGATGGGAATCATTCGCTCGATCTTCGTTATGAGAACAAAACAGTCACCAATGAAGACGGTGCCCTGCTTACAAAGATCACTTTAAAAGATGCGGTATATCCTTTTTATGTGGACCTTTTTTTCAAAGCCTGGAAGGAAGAGGATGTTATTGAACAGTGGAGTGTGATCCGGCATACGGAAAAAGGAACGGTAACGCTTAACAAGTACGCGTCGGCCAATCTTTATTTTTACAACAAGGACTATTACCTTACCAGTTATAATGGCAGCTGGGCAAAAGAGATGCAGCCCGAACATACACAACTGAAACAAGGCATGCATACCATCCAGTCGCGACTGGGCACCCGCGAGAACCTGATCGGCTCACCCAATTTTATGCTGGCGCTGGATGCACCGGCCACAGAAACCAGCGGAACGGTTCTGTTGGGGCAGATCGCCTGGAACGGGAATTATTCCATACAGTTTGAAACGGACATCAATAAAAAGATGCACCTGGTAGCCGGTATCAATCCCTACCAGTCGGCGTACGATCTAAAGCCCGGCATTTCGTTTGAAACACCGCGGTTCACCTATACCCTTTCTTTTACCGGAACCGGAACCGGCAGCCGCAACCTCCAGGCCTGGCTGCGCAACCATCAGCTGCTGGATGGAAAAGGCCAGCGCCTTACCCTGCTGAACAACTGGGAAGCCACTTATTTTGATTTCGACCAGGAAAAACTGGTGGGGCTTTTTAAGGGAGCGAAAGATCTCGGGGTGGATCTCTTCCTCCTGGACGACGGCTGGTTTGGCAATAAATATCCGAGAAATGGCGACAATGCCGGGCTGGGCGATTGGCAGGAGAATAAAAAGAAACTGCCCGATGGCATTCCTTACCTCGTGAACGAAGCCGGCAAACAGGGTATCAAATTCGGTATCTGGATCGAGCCGGAAATGGTCAACCCCAAAAGTGAGCTGTACGAAAAACATCTGGATTGGGTACTGCGTGAGCCTCAACGTCCGGAGATCTATTACCGCAATCAATTGGTGCTGGACCTTACCAATCCGCAGGTACAGGATTTTGTATTTGGCGTAGTGGACGGTCTGTTTAAAAAGAATCCGGAACTGGCTTTTATCAAATGGGATTGCAATGCGCCGGTTTTTAACGGGCACTCCCGGTACCTGGAGAAAAACAAGATCCCGCAATCGCATTTATATGTAGAGTATACCCGCGGACTGGAGAAGGTATTGCAGCGCATCCGTGACAAATACCCCACTGTACCCATGATGCTTTGTTCCGGTGGCGGCGGCCGTTCGGATTACAGCTCCCTGAAATATTTTACCGAATTCTGGTTAAGCGATGATACTGATCCGCTGGAACGGGTCTTTATTCAATGGAATTACTCCTACTATTACCCGGCCATTGCGATGTGTAACCATGTGACCGACTGGGGCAAACAGCCACTGAAATACCGGGTGGATGTGGCTTCCATGGGCAAGCTTGGTTTCGATATCCGTGCCAATGAGCTCAAACCGGAAGACCGGGCTTTCTGTCAGCAGGCCGTTAAGAACTACAATAACTTTAAGGATATCGTATGGCATGGCGAGATGTACCGGCTGGCCGATCCCTATGAAAAGGACCTGGCTTCAATCATGTTCGTCAGCAGCGACAGGAACAAAGCTGTTATGTTCAACTATCTGACGAATAACCGGTATATCAGCGAAGCTGCTGTTGATCCTATTCTGCTCCGGGGACTTGATCCTGCTAAAAAATACAGGATCAGGGAGCTCAACCTGTACGATAAACAAAAGACCACACTGGATGAAAGCAAAACCTATAGCGGCGATTTCCTGATGACCATCGGGTTCAATCCCAACGTAACATCAAGCCGCACCAGCGTAGTGCTGAGTATAGAAGCGTTGTAG
- a CDS encoding DUF695 domain-containing protein — MRFLKNIFRKKDEPVKNYADFWSWFQKHEKTFFNVVKNQKDVETEFFDKLSPKLSALKEGYFYLTGMYDDNTVELILTADGNTKNIAFVEELVEQAPDINGWKFTALKPVSDIKSTAINMGGYQFDSDNLFFYSNDYAEYPDEIDISIVHDDLTEENRQQIKTGVYIFLDNYLGELDFVNNIDDLKIIGKHEAEKELIPILKLKEFLNWRQKEFIEKYEGARYDTESDEHSIFEAELENGNNLIAVINTQLLNWDSKASHPWIAAITFKYDGSNSNGMPDGKDYESLNRIEENILEELSDKEGYLYIGRQTANSEREIYFACKDFRKPSKVFFKIQQENDYKFEIDYDIYKDKYWQSFERFRSN, encoded by the coding sequence ATGAGATTTTTAAAAAATATTTTTAGGAAGAAAGACGAGCCGGTCAAAAATTACGCAGATTTTTGGAGTTGGTTCCAAAAGCATGAAAAAACATTTTTTAATGTAGTTAAAAACCAAAAGGATGTAGAGACGGAGTTTTTTGATAAACTTTCGCCTAAGCTTTCAGCACTTAAAGAAGGATATTTTTATTTGACAGGTATGTATGACGACAATACTGTTGAATTAATACTAACCGCGGATGGGAATACTAAAAACATCGCCTTTGTGGAAGAACTTGTAGAACAGGCACCTGATATTAATGGTTGGAAATTTACAGCGCTTAAGCCGGTATCGGACATTAAAAGTACAGCGATCAATATGGGGGGCTATCAATTTGACAGCGATAATTTATTTTTCTATTCTAATGACTATGCAGAGTATCCGGATGAAATCGATATTTCGATAGTCCATGACGATCTGACCGAAGAAAACAGGCAGCAAATTAAAACCGGAGTTTACATTTTCCTGGACAATTATTTGGGCGAACTTGATTTTGTAAACAACATAGACGACCTAAAAATCATTGGCAAACACGAGGCTGAAAAAGAGTTGATCCCGATTTTAAAACTTAAAGAATTTCTTAATTGGCGGCAAAAGGAATTTATTGAAAAATATGAAGGTGCTAGATATGATACGGAAAGTGACGAACATTCAATATTTGAAGCGGAATTGGAAAACGGAAACAATTTAATTGCAGTAATAAATACGCAACTGCTGAATTGGGACAGCAAGGCTTCACATCCCTGGATCGCTGCAATTACGTTTAAGTATGATGGAAGTAATAGCAACGGAATGCCTGATGGAAAGGACTATGAAAGTTTAAATCGAATTGAAGAAAATATATTGGAAGAACTTTCAGATAAAGAGGGGTATCTATACATTGGCCGACAAACAGCGAATAGTGAACGTGAGATTTACTTCGCCTGTAAAGATTTTCGTAAACCCTCCAAAGTATTTTTTAAAATTCAGCAAGAAAATGACTACAAATTTGAAATAGATTACGACATTTATAAAGACAAATACTGGCAATCATTTGAGCGGTTCAGATCTAACTGA
- a CDS encoding GNAT family N-acetyltransferase, whose amino-acid sequence MKSYYNEMIMDNILLQPTVVADLERFFIFQLDKEAIHLAAFTPKDPTDKTAYLTKYTKLLSEPTVHMRTILVDNVIAGSISKFEMEGDAEITYWIDRSFWGKGIGTTALKQFLVLEKARPILGRVAFDNFGSQRVLEKGGFVRIGRDKGFANARQAEIEEFIYKLS is encoded by the coding sequence ATGAAGTCATATTATAACGAAATGATAATGGATAATATACTATTGCAGCCTACAGTGGTTGCTGATCTGGAACGGTTCTTTATCTTCCAGCTGGACAAAGAGGCCATCCACCTGGCGGCCTTTACACCTAAAGACCCGACAGACAAAACGGCTTACCTAACAAAGTATACAAAATTATTGAGCGAACCTACGGTACATATGCGCACGATACTGGTGGATAATGTTATTGCCGGCAGTATTTCAAAATTTGAAATGGAGGGCGATGCAGAAATTACCTACTGGATCGACCGGAGTTTCTGGGGTAAAGGAATTGGCACCACCGCACTGAAACAATTTCTGGTGCTTGAGAAAGCCCGTCCCATTTTAGGGCGGGTGGCCTTTGACAATTTCGGCTCCCAGCGGGTTTTAGAGAAAGGCGGTTTTGTAAGGATCGGCAGGGACAAAGGCTTTGCCAATGCCCGGCAGGCGGAAATTGAGGAATTTATCTATAAACTGAGCTGA
- a CDS encoding dihydrofolate reductase family protein, with protein sequence MRKIIISEMISLDGVMQAPGGPEEDVSGGFNYGGWTAAYGDEESGRIFQKQMQSADYLLGRKTFEIWEGYWPQHDDFWPAVNAGTKYVLSATRKNSDWNNSVFLGNPEEIKALKNTDGPDIQVWGSSKLVQLLLQQDLVDELWLKIFPVTLGAGKRLFEAGPIPAAFTLTEGIITPSGVIFADYKRAGEVKTGTVGA encoded by the coding sequence ATGCGCAAAATAATTATATCAGAAATGATCTCACTGGATGGAGTGATGCAGGCGCCCGGCGGCCCGGAGGAAGATGTATCCGGGGGATTCAACTATGGTGGCTGGACAGCCGCTTACGGGGATGAGGAGTCGGGCAGGATTTTCCAAAAACAGATGCAGTCTGCCGACTATCTTTTGGGCAGGAAAACCTTTGAGATCTGGGAAGGTTACTGGCCGCAACATGACGATTTCTGGCCGGCTGTCAATGCGGGAACCAAATATGTGCTTTCTGCCACCCGGAAAAATTCGGATTGGAACAACTCGGTTTTCCTCGGAAATCCGGAAGAAATCAAAGCGCTCAAAAACACGGATGGTCCGGATATCCAGGTTTGGGGCAGTAGTAAGCTCGTTCAGTTGTTGCTGCAACAGGACCTGGTGGACGAGCTATGGCTCAAGATTTTTCCGGTAACGCTTGGCGCCGGGAAAAGGTTGTTTGAAGCCGGCCCCATTCCCGCGGCCTTTACATTAACAGAAGGCATCATTACCCCAAGTGGTGTGATTTTTGCTGATTACAAACGGGCAGGTGAGGTGAAGACAGGTACTGTTGGTGCCTAA
- the rhuM gene encoding virulence protein RhuM/Fic/DOC family protein: MQTGEIIIYQAPDGQTAIDVRLENETVWLSQAQMIRLFGRDQSVVSRHIKSIFKEGELEEKSNMHFLHIANSDRPVAIYSLDVIISVGYRIKSPQGTQFRIWANKVLKDYLVKGYTINEKRLKEQSQQLEQLKQTVKLLENVLESQPLNSDEASGLLKVITDYTYALDVLDQYDHQVLEIKETTKEEWFRINYKEAMAAVNGLREKFGGSFLFGNEKDESFQGSLGAIYQTFGGEYLYPSVEEKAAHLLYFVVKNHSFSDGNKRIAAFLFVWFLEKNKILYKEDGSRRIADNALVALTLMIAESKPEEKEMMVKVVVNLINLKN, encoded by the coding sequence ATGCAAACAGGAGAAATCATTATTTACCAGGCCCCGGATGGGCAAACAGCTATCGATGTACGGCTTGAAAATGAGACCGTTTGGCTAAGTCAGGCTCAAATGATCCGGTTATTTGGGCGAGACCAATCTGTAGTATCGCGGCATATTAAGAGCATTTTTAAGGAAGGAGAACTGGAGGAAAAAAGCAATATGCATTTTTTGCATATTGCAAATTCCGACAGACCAGTAGCAATATATAGTCTTGATGTAATCATTTCGGTTGGCTACCGGATAAAATCGCCCCAGGGCACCCAATTCCGCATCTGGGCCAATAAAGTGCTGAAAGATTACCTGGTAAAGGGGTATACGATAAATGAAAAACGCCTGAAAGAACAGAGCCAGCAACTGGAGCAGCTCAAACAAACAGTAAAATTGCTGGAGAATGTGCTGGAAAGCCAGCCGTTGAACTCGGATGAAGCATCCGGTCTGCTGAAGGTGATCACCGATTATACCTATGCCTTGGATGTGCTGGACCAGTACGATCACCAGGTGCTGGAAATAAAAGAAACCACCAAAGAAGAGTGGTTCCGGATCAATTATAAAGAGGCAATGGCTGCTGTTAATGGACTGCGGGAAAAATTTGGAGGCAGCTTCTTGTTTGGTAACGAAAAAGATGAATCCTTCCAGGGATCGCTGGGCGCCATTTATCAAACCTTTGGCGGGGAGTACCTGTACCCCAGCGTTGAGGAAAAAGCGGCCCACCTGTTGTATTTTGTGGTCAAAAATCACTCTTTTTCGGATGGTAATAAGCGGATTGCCGCCTTCCTGTTTGTATGGTTCCTGGAAAAAAATAAGATCCTTTATAAAGAAGATGGCTCCCGCAGGATTGCGGATAATGCACTGGTGGCCCTTACGCTGATGATAGCAGAAAGCAAACCGGAGGAAAAGGAAATGATGGTAAAAGTGGTGGTGAATCTTATTAATCTTAAAAACTAA
- a CDS encoding transposase, protein MTPFRSPSQTIGSIVRGFKIGVTKWFRGQENDFATDAKIWQRDYYDHIIRSCAEYQRIAQYIISNPANWGSRD, encoded by the coding sequence ATGACCCCATTTCGTTCACCATCACAAACCATTGGGTCCATTGTCCGCGGATTCAAAATAGGCGTTACCAAATGGTTTCGCGGACAGGAGAACGATTTTGCGACCGACGCCAAAATATGGCAACGCGACTATTATGATCACATCATCCGTAGCTGCGCGGAATACCAGCGCATTGCGCAGTATATTATTTCCAATCCCGCAAATTGGGGTAGTAGAGATTGA
- a CDS encoding nucleoid-associated protein yields MQYFEGSAITHIAVHKVGNQSEEEYLTLSKKELAVDPEVKELMTRYFLNPFKSEEYFQFYSEGHISANEAWNYVSAIFEKPEQTLAQSKNLAQHLYNQGTHPSIKGGEFYVVYFKEGLLNGETVDAIGLFKSENKEPFLKVFPVEDAFEVESEEGININKLDKGCMIFNTDKENGYIISIVDTKNKSPEARYWTDSFLRIQQRQDQYFNTESTMALYKSYVVDHLPEQYNVTKADQADLLNRSLSFFKEKQHFDQETFNNEVLHHKEYVESFDRYKQHYSAERDIEIADNFSISPAAVKRQNRAYKSVIKLDKNFHIYIHGDRNMIEHGEDDKGRFYKLYFHNEE; encoded by the coding sequence ATGCAGTATTTTGAAGGATCGGCAATCACCCATATCGCCGTGCACAAAGTGGGTAATCAATCGGAGGAAGAATACCTCACCCTTTCCAAAAAGGAACTGGCGGTGGATCCCGAGGTAAAGGAACTGATGACCCGTTATTTTCTGAATCCGTTCAAGTCGGAAGAATATTTCCAGTTTTACAGCGAAGGACATATCAGTGCCAATGAGGCGTGGAACTATGTTTCCGCCATTTTTGAAAAACCGGAGCAGACCCTGGCACAATCCAAAAACCTGGCCCAGCACCTGTACAACCAGGGCACCCATCCCAGCATCAAAGGGGGCGAGTTCTATGTGGTGTATTTTAAGGAAGGGCTGCTGAACGGTGAAACGGTGGATGCCATCGGACTGTTCAAATCGGAAAACAAGGAGCCTTTTTTAAAAGTGTTCCCGGTAGAAGATGCCTTTGAAGTAGAAAGCGAGGAAGGCATCAACATCAACAAACTGGACAAAGGCTGCATGATCTTTAATACCGACAAGGAAAACGGTTATATTATTTCCATTGTAGATACGAAGAATAAATCGCCGGAGGCCCGTTACTGGACGGACAGTTTTCTCCGGATCCAGCAGCGGCAGGACCAGTATTTTAATACAGAAAGTACCATGGCCCTGTATAAATCCTATGTGGTGGACCATTTGCCGGAACAATACAATGTAACCAAGGCAGATCAGGCAGACCTGTTGAACCGGAGCCTCAGCTTTTTTAAAGAAAAACAACATTTTGACCAGGAAACCTTTAATAACGAGGTGTTGCACCACAAAGAATATGTGGAAAGCTTCGACCGGTATAAACAACACTATTCCGCCGAGCGGGATATTGAAATAGCCGACAACTTCTCCATTTCCCCCGCAGCGGTAAAGCGCCAGAACCGGGCCTATAAAAGCGTGATCAAGCTGGATAAGAATTTCCATATCTATATCCACGGCGACCGGAACATGATCGAACATGGCGAGGACGACAAAGGGCGGTTTTATAAGTTGTACTTCCACAATGAAGAATGA
- a CDS encoding aldo/keto reductase: MQIKLPVVCSGTSLLGNLYRALPYDEKLAIVKEYIAATPAGDTPLFDSAGKYGAGLALEELGKCLNDLGIAKNEVLISNKLAWVQKPLTTPEPTFEKGIWHNLKNDAEQKISYEGILECFRQGNELLGGYIPQLVSVHDPDEYLAAATNEADYQKRYDDILGAYRALTELKEKGEVAGIGIGAKDWTAIEKIAKDIKLDWVMIANSFTIYHHPKDLIAFMDSLYQQGIAIINSAVFHGGFLMGSDYFNYILLDRNNPEHAHYYQWRDRYYEICREFEIDPAAAAIYFGLHVPGVKSIALNSSNPARVRKNVEMGHMEIPIDFWNRLKEDGLIAADYPYL; this comes from the coding sequence ATGCAAATAAAGTTACCTGTGGTGTGTTCCGGCACCAGCCTGCTGGGCAACCTGTACCGGGCACTGCCTTATGATGAGAAGCTGGCCATTGTAAAAGAATATATTGCTGCCACACCGGCAGGTGATACGCCCTTGTTTGATTCCGCCGGCAAATACGGCGCCGGGCTGGCCCTGGAGGAGCTTGGAAAATGTTTAAACGACCTGGGCATTGCAAAAAATGAGGTCCTAATCAGCAATAAACTGGCCTGGGTACAAAAGCCACTGACCACACCCGAGCCCACTTTTGAAAAAGGCATCTGGCACAACCTGAAGAATGATGCGGAACAAAAGATCAGTTACGAAGGCATTTTAGAATGTTTCCGGCAGGGAAACGAATTATTGGGCGGTTATATACCACAATTAGTTTCTGTGCATGATCCGGACGAATACCTGGCTGCCGCCACAAACGAGGCCGATTATCAAAAACGGTACGATGATATCCTGGGTGCCTACCGGGCACTTACCGAATTAAAGGAAAAGGGAGAAGTAGCCGGCATCGGCATCGGGGCAAAGGACTGGACGGCCATTGAAAAAATTGCAAAAGATATAAAACTGGATTGGGTAATGATTGCCAACAGCTTTACCATCTACCATCATCCCAAAGACCTGATCGCCTTTATGGACAGCCTGTACCAGCAGGGCATTGCCATCATCAATTCTGCGGTCTTCCACGGAGGATTCCTGATGGGCAGCGATTACTTTAATTATATCCTGCTGGATCGCAATAACCCGGAGCATGCGCATTATTACCAGTGGCGCGATAGGTATTATGAGATCTGCCGCGAGTTTGAGATCGACCCCGCCGCCGCTGCCATTTATTTCGGACTTCATGTACCAGGGGTAAAAAGCATTGCATTGAACAGCAGTAACCCCGCCCGGGTACGTAAAAATGTGGAAATGGGCCATATGGAAATACCCATCGATTTCTGGAACCGGTTAAAGGAAGACGGATTGATCGCAGCAGATTATCCGTATTTGTAA
- a CDS encoding helix-turn-helix transcriptional regulator codes for MTNTNAMDKKIHQGRNIKRFREMLGIKQDALAFELGDVPIAIGRNQQKISLLEQKETIDAPLLQQISAALKIPAEAIQNFDEEQAVNIISNTFTDEAVAYAGQYKCTFNPIDKMVELYERMLQQQKEMIDKLEKLIEKK; via the coding sequence ATGACAAATACAAATGCTATGGACAAAAAAATACATCAGGGCCGCAACATCAAACGCTTTCGCGAAATGCTGGGTATAAAACAGGATGCCCTTGCATTTGAGCTGGGCGATGTCCCGATAGCTATCGGGAGGAACCAGCAAAAAATCTCCCTGTTGGAACAAAAAGAAACCATAGATGCACCCCTGCTCCAACAAATATCTGCTGCTTTAAAAATACCTGCGGAGGCCATACAGAATTTTGATGAGGAACAGGCAGTAAATATCATATCTAATACTTTTACTGATGAGGCAGTAGCTTATGCGGGACAATACAAATGCACATTTAATCCAATCGATAAAATGGTTGAGCTGTACGAGCGGATGTTACAACAGCAAAAAGAAATGATTGACAAGCTGGAAAAACTAATTGAAAAGAAATAA
- a CDS encoding zinc-binding alcohol dehydrogenase family protein, whose protein sequence is MKTLVCTAPGHFEFREDPIPEAGAGRARIRLKRVGICGTDLHAFEGTQPFFSYPRILGHELSGELIDAGGAAGFEPGELVTIIPYFSCGTCIACRAGKPNCCVAINVFGVHVDGGMREEIVVPTSSLLHGQGLNADELALVEPLAIGAHGVRRAGVQPGEYVLVIGAGPIGLGTMELARIAGAQVIALDINTDRLRFCREKLGVHSVVNGADSDAVEQVKAITNGDFPTVVIDATGNLRAINNGIQYLAHGGRYVLIGLQKEAFSFSHPEFHKRETTLMSSRNAVKEDFEHVIRSMKAGAIRPQTYITHMVDFDEVPAQFASWLNPATGVIKAMVHF, encoded by the coding sequence ATGAAAACCCTTGTTTGCACAGCCCCCGGTCATTTTGAGTTTCGGGAAGACCCAATCCCTGAAGCAGGTGCCGGTAGGGCCCGTATCCGGCTGAAACGGGTAGGTATCTGCGGTACGGATCTTCATGCTTTTGAAGGCACCCAGCCCTTCTTCAGCTATCCCCGCATCCTGGGGCATGAGCTGTCAGGTGAGCTCATTGATGCCGGCGGAGCCGCAGGTTTTGAGCCGGGTGAGCTGGTAACCATTATCCCTTATTTCAGCTGCGGCACCTGTATCGCCTGCCGCGCAGGAAAGCCCAATTGCTGTGTTGCCATCAATGTATTTGGGGTGCACGTTGACGGTGGCATGCGGGAAGAGATTGTTGTGCCCACCAGCAGCCTGCTGCACGGCCAGGGATTGAATGCAGATGAACTGGCCCTGGTGGAGCCGCTGGCAATCGGGGCTCATGGAGTACGCCGGGCGGGTGTGCAGCCCGGTGAATATGTATTAGTGATCGGTGCCGGCCCCATCGGGCTGGGAACTATGGAACTGGCCCGTATTGCAGGTGCGCAGGTAATTGCGCTGGATATCAATACTGACCGGCTGCGCTTTTGCAGGGAAAAGCTCGGCGTACATTCCGTTGTAAATGGTGCGGACAGCGACGCAGTGGAACAGGTAAAAGCCATCACCAACGGGGATTTTCCCACGGTGGTCATTGACGCCACCGGCAACCTGAGAGCCATCAACAACGGCATCCAATACCTGGCACACGGCGGGCGTTATGTATTGATCGGACTGCAGAAAGAAGCTTTTTCCTTCAGTCACCCCGAATTTCATAAACGGGAAACCACCTTAATGAGCAGCCGTAATGCCGTAAAGGAAGATTTTGAGCACGTAATCCGGTCTATGAAGGCAGGCGCCATCCGGCCGCAGACCTATATCACGCACATGGTTGACTTTGATGAAGTGCCCGCGCAGTTTGCCTCCTGGCTCAATCCTGCCACGGGTGTGATCAAGGCGATGGTGCATTTTTAG
- a CDS encoding peroxiredoxin family protein has product MQKIYRPLFFLLMLAAPALSHAQRIKPGIWQGVLQRPDGRQIIFNFESATLKGKPVWYVINAGERLLVDAIKQKDDSLWVQMPFFASGFALKVEQDGNLKGVYIKNYGARKEEVPFYAVYGVKERYPLKQPAAVDISGRWSVTFGGNGKSEQAIGEFVQEAGGRITGTFLTPTGDYRYLEGSVSGDSLHLSGFDGGHAFVFAALLNNKDSIRQAAVYSGLRAPLPWTAVRNDTAQLPDENTYTKLREGESRLNFRFRSTSGEWVSLNDARYKDKVVIVQILGSWCPNCMDETAYLSDYYTRNKAGGVEIIGLAYERTGDFEESRKALIPFQKRYDVKYPFLVTGVAVSDEQRTEKTLPQLESLKAFPTSIVIDKKGNVRKIHSGFNGPGTGKHYEEFKKEFEFFIDALLREPS; this is encoded by the coding sequence ATGCAAAAAATATATCGGCCCCTCTTTTTCCTTTTGATGCTGGCGGCGCCGGCGCTGAGTCATGCCCAACGTATAAAACCCGGTATCTGGCAGGGTGTATTACAGCGTCCCGACGGACGGCAGATCATTTTCAATTTTGAGTCGGCCACACTCAAAGGGAAGCCGGTATGGTATGTGATCAATGCAGGAGAGCGCTTACTGGTGGATGCTATAAAGCAAAAAGACGATTCGCTGTGGGTGCAGATGCCCTTTTTTGCCTCCGGATTTGCATTGAAGGTAGAGCAGGACGGTAATCTGAAAGGCGTGTATATAAAAAATTATGGTGCACGTAAGGAGGAGGTTCCCTTTTATGCGGTATATGGTGTCAAAGAACGGTATCCTCTGAAACAGCCGGCGGCAGTTGATATCAGCGGAAGATGGTCTGTAACTTTTGGTGGAAATGGAAAAAGCGAACAGGCGATTGGCGAATTTGTGCAGGAAGCCGGCGGCCGGATCACCGGAACCTTTCTTACGCCAACGGGCGATTACCGCTACCTGGAAGGATCTGTGAGCGGTGATTCCCTGCATCTCTCCGGTTTTGATGGTGGACATGCTTTTGTGTTTGCCGCATTATTGAACAATAAAGACAGCATCCGTCAGGCTGCAGTGTATTCCGGTCTGCGGGCTCCGCTGCCATGGACGGCAGTGCGGAATGATACGGCACAGTTGCCGGATGAAAATACATATACCAAATTAAGGGAAGGGGAAAGCCGGCTGAATTTCCGGTTCCGGTCTACCTCCGGCGAATGGGTATCCCTCAATGATGCCCGGTATAAGGATAAAGTGGTCATTGTTCAGATCCTTGGGTCCTGGTGCCCCAACTGTATGGATGAAACCGCTTACCTGAGCGATTATTATACCCGCAATAAGGCCGGCGGTGTGGAGATCATCGGACTGGCCTATGAACGTACCGGTGATTTTGAGGAATCGCGCAAGGCGCTGATCCCTTTTCAGAAGCGGTATGATGTAAAATATCCTTTCCTGGTTACCGGCGTTGCTGTATCCGATGAACAACGGACAGAAAAAACGCTGCCGCAGCTGGAAAGCCTCAAAGCGTTTCCAACATCCATTGTGATCGATAAAAAAGGAAATGTCCGGAAGATCCATTCCGGGTTTAACGGACCGGGCACCGGAAAACATTATGAGGAGTTCAAAAAGGAATTCGAATTTTTTATTGATGCATTGCTACGGGAACCTTCCTAA